In the genome of Lactuca sativa cultivar Salinas chromosome 3, Lsat_Salinas_v11, whole genome shotgun sequence, the window tattccagtcacaaaattgaagggcataatcgagatttgaacatgccattgaaaagttcaaagaatctaggaatttcaattcatttaaaacctaatgttcatttcgtttttcatggtggaaattggtaaatcgtcatttacataccttcaatatttttcaattggattacgacatccctcttccgaattgtagaatattgtgttaggtcctagccttaatatttcatttaagtgttatattaaggattcttatctaatataaaaattttctcttttctttttcagatgtcaggCTCGAACTCCTCCAACACCAACTCCTGAAACCCGCTTTCTATCTTAGGCATTTGTGGGAGGGTCACATTTGATGATCCAACTTTAACGATTGGATTCGCAACATCCGCATGGCCCTAAGGTACGAGGACAAGGAAGAGATTCTCGACAAAGAACTCGTTGAGATCAACGAATCTACTACTACTCCTAAAGAAATCACCGAGTATAAGGCACAATGCAAAGAAGCAACAAAGGTGTCATGTATCATGCTAGCCACTATAACTCCCGAGCTTCAAAAGTTCTACGAGGACTATTGGcattatgacatgcaccaagatttgatagAAAAGTACCATCAAATTGCAcgtcaagagaggtacgagatagtTTCCTCGTCAATCACGACTAAAATGAAGGATGGaaagtccatcacgacccacttgcaaagAATGCGAAGATACGTGGATCGTTTTCTCCAGCTAAATGTCAACTTTGATGAAGACTTGGCCATTGATATTATCCTccactctttacctccttgttatgagCAGTTCAAGATgaattatcatatgaacaagtaaGAGGTGACCTTGAGCAAACTTTAAGGGTTGTTAAGAACTGTTGAGACCGGCTTGAAAGGCAAAGCTGTCGCATCAACTCCTACTGTTGTTGCTCCTGTCTTGGAAACTGGACAAGGGAACGGAAATAAAAGGAAAGCTCATTCTAAGAGCCACATGGGAAATACTCATGATggttcttcttcaagtggaaccaaaggtggttctgctgctCCTTCGTCTAATCCAAAGGATGCAGAGTACTTCCACTATCATGAAAAAGGGGATTTGAAACAACGTTGCCCGAAGTAtctgcaagacatcaaggatgggaagataaagcccaacttcgcaggtatttacactattcaatctaataactcatcacatgctagttcttgggtccttgacacaagatgcggttttcacatttgttctgatttgcagggtctaagaagaagtagggatgtggagcacaggaagatgaacttgatcatggggaatagaaaaacgctgcctgtcaccaagatttgagtttattctttatttcttagtagtgggttaggtttagagttgaataattgttgctactcatcagaAATGACAATGAATAttatttcgtttcatggtttgtataatcaaggttttagattttcgtttaataatgaaattggttctattaatcctttctttaatggtactttctattttgaagcatttccttgcaatggtatatatgaaactgtgatggttgtagacaacttaggaaataatgtattgaatattgattcgtccaatggtttggaaaaggcatgcttatggcattgtcttcttggacatgtttacaagaagcgcatagcccaactccaaaaggatggagtgttggagtcatttgaccttaagtCCGATGatacgtgtgagtcttgtttagtAGGAAAGATAACTAAGACACCGTTCActagcacttgtgaaaggggtgagggattattggatctcatacacactgatgtgtgtgggccctttagatccaccacaaggaatgaaaaccgcttctatgtgacttttactgatgattataaaagatatgggtatatctacttaatcaagcataagtcagaaacttttcaaaagttcaaagagtttaagcaagaagtggagaatcaattgggcaggaagataaagatgcttcgatccaatcgaagTGGTGAGTATCTTGGTATCGAtttccatgactatcttaaggaatgtggaattgtttcacaattaacgCCACCTAGCACACCGCAActcaatggtgtagctgagaggcataatcaaaccttgttgaacatggtttgttccatgatgagacGAGCTTCGTTGCCTATatcattctgggggtattccttaaacaatgtcgcccatatccttaatctagtcccgactaagaaggttgccaaaacacctcacgagatgtggacagggaaggttccctcattggcacatattaaggtttggggttgcgaggctttcgtaagacgagagactcacgagtGAAAATCCTTtgtatatctcttctatagatcgaGTGAAAATCTTGTCTCCGTTGCGAGgaaaggggttttccgagagagagaa includes:
- the LOC111920853 gene encoding uncharacterized protein LOC111920853; protein product: MALRYEDKEEILDKELVEINESTTTPKEITEYKAQCKEATKVSCIMLATITPELQKFYEDYWHYDMHQDLIEKYHQIARQERYEIVSSSITTKMKDGKSITTHLQRMRRYVDRFLQLNVNFDEDLAIDIILHSLPPCYEQFKMNYHMNK